In Thalassospira sp. ER-Se-21-Dark, one genomic interval encodes:
- a CDS encoding MipA/OmpV family protein, giving the protein MVSHFCSRRLGDAMVLGGLGICTAAIIIMLGSSAHAQTATPGQREIIREQVNPQTEDPLKPWLGGNWQIGAFGQISSNPYRGADSTDLDALPVLAYDAERLRIGIDGIDAKVWMNDFASVSIIGGLRMEPFDPGDSSYLNGLEKRDMAYEAGIGGSLRVWHGELQASYQTDLNNAHGGHEVDVAYYLPTEYEKFSFNVGGGVTWQSEDLVDYNVGVRRNEVRSDRGFYSPDATFIPHLDFSVTYPVTESFAVVGTTDVKFLLDEYTDSPIIDEDYVLSAGLVLVYNF; this is encoded by the coding sequence ATGGTATCGCATTTTTGTTCTCGTCGTTTGGGGGATGCAATGGTGCTGGGCGGACTTGGCATCTGTACGGCAGCCATCATCATCATGCTGGGCAGCAGCGCACACGCCCAGACTGCAACGCCTGGACAAAGGGAAATCATCCGCGAACAGGTAAATCCGCAGACCGAAGACCCACTTAAACCCTGGCTTGGCGGCAATTGGCAGATCGGTGCCTTCGGCCAGATCAGCAGCAATCCCTATCGCGGGGCCGATAGTACAGATTTAGACGCGCTTCCGGTATTGGCCTACGATGCCGAACGTCTTCGTATCGGTATTGACGGCATTGATGCCAAAGTCTGGATGAATGACTTTGCCAGCGTTTCGATCATTGGTGGCCTTCGGATGGAGCCATTTGATCCGGGTGACTCAAGCTATCTGAACGGGCTTGAAAAACGCGATATGGCATACGAAGCCGGTATCGGCGGATCGCTGCGTGTTTGGCACGGCGAGCTTCAGGCAAGCTATCAGACTGATCTCAACAATGCTCATGGCGGGCATGAGGTGGATGTTGCTTATTACCTGCCAACCGAATACGAAAAGTTCAGCTTCAATGTCGGCGGTGGTGTGACCTGGCAAAGCGAAGACCTGGTTGATTACAACGTCGGCGTACGTCGCAATGAAGTGCGCAGTGATCGTGGCTTCTATTCCCCCGACGCCACCTTTATCCCGCATCTTGATTTCAGTGTAACCTATCCGGTGACCGAAAGTTTTGCCGTCGTTGGGACCACTGACGTTAAATTCCTGCTCGACGAATATACCGACAGTCCGATCATTGATGAGGACTATGTGCTCAGTGCTGGTCTG
- a CDS encoding helix-turn-helix domain-containing protein: MIETFDILFLIVSVLGVSQAIFLIVLLMDEGKRSFRANRWLMVFGFSVGMSFIDDTFDPFISPIVNLYLVPVFAPFFFAFIPSIYLYFREVSGNPVSRPYRHFLVLIPVTAAIGLMVYLKSTRMVANQDHVRDVGLQIAFSSQGLANLVLLAIVILFCVSFVGYMTGIWRLARRYLRQANWQLQADSERMRRWIIELLVGMTVLFTVFTLTNLLDLFVFHAEWLSLGVKVGFVVVFFRMCQVIAQNPAIFVQAETEDGAQDNLPERQETGQGTDAQQTPLLRAIVDDPGIDRIRTRLARIVTDREVMLDPLLTMPKLASAVGATPNQLSFVLNQHLGKSFFDFVNEVRVDEASRLLIEEPNRTILDIATEVGFNSKSTFNQAFKKITGHTPSNYRQNNFAKSDS; this comes from the coding sequence ATGATTGAAACATTCGACATTCTTTTTCTGATCGTTTCGGTTCTTGGCGTATCGCAGGCGATTTTCCTGATTGTCCTGTTGATGGATGAAGGAAAGCGTTCTTTTCGCGCCAATCGCTGGCTCATGGTGTTCGGATTTTCGGTCGGTATGAGTTTTATCGACGATACGTTCGATCCGTTCATCAGTCCGATAGTGAACCTGTATCTTGTGCCGGTTTTCGCGCCTTTCTTTTTTGCCTTTATCCCGTCGATATATTTGTATTTTCGGGAAGTGTCCGGCAATCCGGTTTCCCGACCCTACCGGCATTTTCTGGTATTAATCCCGGTGACCGCAGCGATCGGGCTTATGGTTTACCTAAAAAGTACGCGGATGGTCGCCAATCAGGATCATGTGCGTGATGTCGGGTTGCAGATTGCGTTTTCATCGCAAGGGCTTGCCAATTTGGTTCTCCTGGCGATTGTAATCCTGTTTTGCGTGTCGTTCGTCGGTTACATGACCGGGATATGGCGGCTCGCGCGGCGTTATTTGCGACAAGCCAATTGGCAACTCCAGGCCGACAGTGAACGAATGCGTCGCTGGATTATCGAGCTTCTTGTCGGGATGACAGTGTTGTTTACCGTCTTCACCTTGACCAACTTGTTGGATCTGTTTGTCTTTCACGCGGAATGGCTGTCGCTCGGTGTCAAGGTGGGGTTTGTGGTTGTGTTCTTCCGCATGTGTCAGGTTATCGCGCAGAACCCGGCGATCTTTGTGCAAGCGGAAACCGAAGACGGCGCCCAGGACAATCTGCCTGAACGTCAGGAAACCGGCCAAGGGACCGACGCCCAGCAGACCCCGTTGTTGCGTGCAATTGTTGATGACCCCGGTATCGACCGTATTCGCACCCGCCTTGCAAGGATCGTCACAGACCGTGAAGTGATGCTTGATCCATTGCTCACCATGCCCAAACTGGCTTCTGCTGTCGGGGCAACGCCCAACCAGCTTTCCTTTGTCTTGAACCAGCATCTGGGCAAAAGCTTCTTTGATTTCGTCAATGAAGTCCGGGTTGACGAGGCTTCTCGCCTGCTGATCGAGGAACCAAACCGCACGATCCTCGATATCGCAACCGAGGTCGGCTTCAATTCGAAATCGACCTTCAATCAGGCTTTCAAGAAAATCACCGGTCATACACCAAGTAACTATCGTCAGAACAATTTCGCAAAATCAGATAGTTAA